TAAAGCAGTTGTGCTATAATGAACTTTTATGAAATTATGAAAAAGAGGTAATATGAAAAAGAAATGCACTTTATTACAATCATTTGGACTAGTTCTTTTAGTACAGTTCTACTGTTACAAACAAATGATAACGTACTAGCAGATGATATTGTCAGTACAAAAGAAGATAACACTGATTATAACTCCAATTCTTCTCCAAATACACTAGATACATCGATTGAAGCTGCCAAGCAAAATGGAATTATCTTAGTTGAAACTAAGGAACAGGTATTTCAAGACGAGCCATTAGCTGAGCAAGATACTCAGAAACAAATCAATACGATCAACCAAGCAGTGGAATCTGCAAAAATAGAGGAACAAACATACAATCAAGAGGTTCAAAATTACCAAACTTATCTGGAGGATAAGAGCAAATATGAGCAAGATAGTATCAAGTATGAAAACTACCTAAAGGAAATTGCAGCCTATCAGGAAAATTATCAGCAATACGAGGCTGATAAAAAATTGTATGATGAAACGTTAGTAGCAAACAAAGAAAAACAAGATACCTATCAATCAGAACTTAAAACCTATGAAGAGGCGTCTCGTACATATGAAGATAATCTTCAAGCCTATGAAAATGGGCAATTAACAAATGAAGCACTTCAAAAGCAATATGAAGAAGCGAAACAAAAGTACGAACAAGACTTATTAGCTTACCAAAATTTAAAGAAAAACTATGATCAAGCTCAATTAGACGATTTAGAGGCGGAAAAACGTTATCAACAAGCCCTAGAAATCTATCAAAATCAGCAGAAAACTTATATACTGGCTAAAGCGAGATATGACGAGGAAATGCTGGAAGCTCAAGGGAAACTTGGTCAAACAGGATATCTTACAGAGGTACTGGCTCAAAATTTAATTTTCCGTTCTGAGCCAAATACAACTCAAACTTTTACTGGAAAATACATCTCTCCCGAACAATTAGCGCTTTTGTCAAAGCATACAAATAACTGGTTTGACCCTGGAACAGTCAACTTTCCAATTTCTACAAAAACGGTTACCACTAAAGGTCAATGGAACGCTGCCTATATGAAAATTGGTGATAGTGTACAAGTTGACTATAGCGGGCTAGAAAATTCTAGTTTCTCAGGTCATAAGCTGGCTCGCGTGAGATATACCTATACCCTTTTAAACTCTACACATTATGATGAGTCTGTCATTCTTCAGGCCATTGATGATCCAACTGTTACTGCTTATGTTCATATTTATAATAAAGATGATCGAACAACAGGATCATTTGAAATAGAAATGAAGGTACAGTTTTTTGACAATGAGGGTATGGAAATCATTCCAAATGATAAACAATATGCCTTAACCAGTTTTGCCAGTATCAATTCCCTAAACGGCAGTGGTGAGTATGTCGCAGGTTACAATGGGATTTTGTTCCCAATTACTGGTTCTACAATTACCATAAAAGACGGGCGTGCAATGAACTTTTCTTCTACACCTCAAGAAAGCCTAGCATCAGGCTGGGATAGTAATACTAGCCCAGATGCCTACATAGGTGCTATAGTTGGAAAGTCTACCGAAACAATTCGTTTCAACTTTGGAAATAGTAATGGTTTCGCCTATTGGTTCGCCTTTAATAGTGATGTAAAAGCCAAAGGAATACTCGATCCAGAACCTATTGCACCCATTAAACCGATTCGTGAAGTTATCAATATCCCTAGCGAGCCAGTAAGACCTACTGAGCCTCTAGTTCCCAATTATCAAATCCTTAGCAAACCTATACCTCCTGTAAAACCAAGTGAACCCAAGCTTGTCTCTGTTTCACTTCCACTGGAACCTGTCAAACCAAAGGAAGTGAAAAATCCAAGGGAGCCATTGGTTGTTAAAAAGCCAAACTCTCCGAAGCCAATGGTTGTCTTTTATCATAGAAGTATTTATAGACCACCTACAAAACGACCTTCGCGCTCTAGTAAACCAGTAGCAGCAATCAAAACTCTACCAGCGCGTGCTATTCCTCCTGTAACAACCTATCCCGTTAATCAGCCACGAATACGTAGCAATCCTGAGCCAAAGTCTCCGATAGTTTCCCATTACCCTACCTATCAACCGTCAATAGTAAACAAAGCAAGCAAGACTTCTCCAAAGGTAAAACCATGGACACATGCTTCAACGCCCTCTCTTATGGAAAAGGAGCTAAAAGACAAGCAGGCTAAACTTGATATCAATGATTATTTCCAGAAAAATCTAAACATCGACACTCGAGCTAACTCGGACAGCACACTTGATTATATTGACTTTTTAGCTAAAAAATTAGGCGAAAAGCATAAAGGAGATCAGGCAAAAATCAACCGTGATTTGGCTATAATGCTTGCTTACAGTAGTTACAGTACAGATAAATTACAAAAATTACTTAATAATTTTGTTAAGCCGTATGACCATTATAATAGAATTATTGCTACAAATGCAATTGACATAAATCATGAATCTCCAAATGCACAAATTGATTTTGCGCATACAATGACAACCCTGGCTTCACTTGAACAGCAAGACAATCATCTGAATAATCTGACAAAAGGAATGTTTAGTTTACATAATCCACTGTATTATGTGGCGTTAGTAACAAAAGGTGGGAAAGTTGGAGCTGCATTGTCTGGATTTGATTTAGTAAAAGCTCTAGCTGGTCACAACAATAAAGAGACAATCTTACAACTCAATTCTTTTGTTGGGGATATCTATACCTATAACTCTATAAAAGATGTTAATTCCGATATGGATGCTGTCATTTTAAGTAGTCATCCTGACTATAAAAATCTACCTTTGGCAGAGCGGATTAAAGCTTACTATGGTCAGAGTGATTTAAATGAAAAACGGCAAAAACTATTTTTGGAAAGCTATGACAAGAATACCAAAAAAGCAGGAAAAAAAGCGGCACTTGATATGATTGAGGCGAGCCTGACCATGGGGGGAGTACTAGCCCTTGGCTATGCTTTATTGAATAAGCGGAAACCAAAGGATATTGCTCAAAACCTTGCTATCACAGATAAGGTAGCGCTAGGAGGCACCTTTGACAGATGGAGAAAAAAACCGTTTGAAGCTATCAAGGATATTTCTAGTATCTATATTGAAAAGGCTGTAAACAAGGTTAAAGCTATTGTGTCCCCGATTGTCAAAATAGGAAAAAATGTTGTAAAAACGATTAAAGATATAGCTAATTCATTTGTCAAAACGGGAAAAAATATTTTAAAATCAGGAAAAAAACAATTCAATAAATTTATGGAATTTATCTCATCCAAGAAGAAGGTATCTACATCAAAACCAGCTAAAAAATCTCCCACAAAAGTTTCAAAATCTTTCAGTAAGATTGGTCGTAACATTACAAGACCTATAACCGGAATACTTCAGAAACTGACAGGAAACCCGAAGGTTTCTCCAAAGCCAAGAGCTTCTGCTAAACCTAAGGCAAGTCCGAAACCAAAAACGACTGCAAAACGCAAAGCAATTCCCAAGCCAAAAGCTTCTGCTAAACCTAAGGCTAGTCCAAAACCCAAAATGACTGCAAAACGCAAAGCAAGTCCCAAGCCAAAACCAACTGCAAAACGCAAAGCAAGTCCGAAACCAAAAACAACTGCTAAACCAAAGGCTAGACCGAAACCAAAAGTTGCTACTAAACCAAAGGCTAGACCAAAACCAAACCCAAAATCTAAAGGAAAAAGAAGATGAAAAAGAAATTACTTGTTGCACTAATCCTAACCTTCATAAGCCTCCTGCTTTGGGGGATTGGAAAGTTGTATATCGCATATAATCTATCTCACTACGCAGGGTACTATGTCCAACAGTTGCCTCGGAAAGAGGGGACCAATCCAGAGTTGGTCATCATTTTAACTCATTTGGACAGTATTGAAAGACCTTTGACCAATGACTTGTCCTACGACCTTGATGGGAATGGTACAATTTTATTAGATAATCAATTAATCCTCTCATATCGTACAGAGGAGTTTAACCTGTACCCATTATACGGAAAAGAAAACTATATATTTGATACAAAAGATGGAAGATTCGTTTATTATGTTCAAAACCTCAATTTTGAAGAAGCTGATAAAAGTAAATCCAAGGAGCTAGAAGCCAAAAAACTTCTTGATAAAATCCTGCCCCCTATCTTAGAAGCACAACCTAAACCTAAAATCAACCTTCAAAAACTATTTAACGACAAATACTACAAACAGTTTAATGAATAGGGTATCTATGAAAAAGAAAATACTTGTTGCCCTTATCCTAACCTTCATAAGCCTCCTGCTTTGGGGGATTGGAAAGCTGTATATCGCATATAATCTCTCTCACTATGCAGGGTACTATGTCCAACAGTTGCCTCGGAAAGAGGGGACGAATCCAGAAATGGTCATTGTATTGAGGCATCTAAATGATATAGAGAAACCTACTACATATAACTTGTCCTATGACTTTGACGGAAATGGTGCAATATTATTAGATAACTCTGTCACATTAAGCCAAGGAATAGATATATTACTCTGGAGTCAGAATGAGAATAAGAAATTTACTTTCAATAACCTAGGGGAATTTTCTTTTTACTATACGAATAATATCGGAGAGAGAAAAAATGATTCACAATATCAAAAAGAGGCGGAATTACTTCTCAATAAAATCCTGCCCCCTATCTTAGAAGCACAACCTAAACCTAAAATCAACCTTCAAAAACTATTTAACGACAAATACTACAAACAGTTTAATGAATAGGGTATCTATGAAAAAGAAAATACTTGTTGCCCTTATCCTAACCTTCATAAGCCTCCTGCTTTGGGGGATTGGAAAGCTGTATATCGCATATAATCTATCTCACTACGCAGGGTACTATGTCCAGCACATGCCTCGGAAAGAGGGGATGAATCCAGAATTAGTCATCATTTTAACTCATCTGGACAGTATTGAAAGACCTTCGACCAATAAATTATCCTACGATCTTGATGGAAATGGCGCAGTTTTATTGGATAAATCTTTGGTGTTAGCCTACGGGACAGATTTCTTACTCTGGAATAGTACTAAAAATGAAAATTATCATTTTGATATGACTGGAAAATTTTCTTATTATTACACTAATGATATTGATAATAAAAAATATGATTCACAATATCAAAAAGAGGCGGAATTACTTCTCGATAAAATCTTGCCCCCTATCTTAGAAGCACAACCCAAACCAAAAATAAACCTTCAAAATCTATTTAACGACAAATACTACAAACAGTTTAATTAAGAATTATACAGTTAAACGAATTGTGAAATGAGAGTGATTTGTTCACAAGATGAAGGTAAAGCCGTTAGAGTTCGATTTCTAACGGCTTTTCATATGCAAAGTAAAAGAGATAGGAATGCTGGCTAATGAACAGAGGGAGAGTTGAAATGTTGTACAAAGAAAATCCAGACTATAATCGCAGGTCACTTTGGACTGGGGCCGGATCTTTTTGGCCCGCTCAAAACCCTGTCCAAGTTTCTTATTTGTATGGCCATGGCTGCTATTGGTTTGCGGACCAATTTGTTTTCCTTGGTGAAAAATGGCAGAGCTGCTCTCCTGGTCAGTTTAATTTGCTGGCTGGGCGTGACTGTGCTGACACTGATTTGGCAGGCAATCTTGGGAATTTGGTGAAGAAATAGAAAAATCCTAGTTTGGAGCTAGGATTTTTTGGTTTATATAGACTGGTTTATTACTTGAGTTAAGCATAAATAGTAACTGGAAACGAATTTGCGTTTGTAATGATTGCTAGATTTAGATGTCTGAATAGGCAAGTCCAAGCGAGGCAGCAACGGCTTGGTTGGTTACTTTGCCACGATAGATGTTTAGACCTGTTCGTAGGGCTGTGCTGTCAGCGATAGCTTGCTCTGCTCCCTTATTGGCTAATTCGAGAGCGTAAGGAAGGGTGGCATTTGTGAGTGCCTGAGTGGATGTACGAGCAACAGCACCAGGCATGTTGGCAACCGCATAGTGAACAACTCCATCTACTAGGTAGGTTGGATTATCATGTGTGGTGACACGGTCGGCTGTTTCAATGATACCACCTTGGTCCACGGCAACGTCGATGATGACAGAGCCAGGCTTCATACTCGCAACCATTTCCTTGTTCACTAATTTTGGTGCGCGTGCTCCAGGGATAAGAACTGCTCCAATCAATAGATCGGCATCTTTTACACTTTCAGTAATATTGAGTGTATTGGACATGAGAGTTTGAACCTTGCCATCGAATTGTGCGTCTAGTTCAGCCAGGCGTTTTGGATTGATATCTAAAATCGTCACTTTTGCACCTAGACCGACAGCCATTTGCGCAGCGTTGACACCGACATTTCCGCCACCGATGATAACTACATGACCTTTTTTGACCCCAGGAACACCACCTAGTAGAATACCAGAACCACCTTCAATCTTGGTAAGGAATTGGGCGCCTAATTGTGTTGCCATGCGACCAGCAACCTCGCTCATAGGATTTAGGAGAGGAAGTGTCCCATGATCAACAACCGTTTCATAGCCGATGGCAATCACATCACCGTCTATCAAAGCTTGAGTCAATTCTGGTGCAGGAGCTAGGTGGAGGTAGGTAAAGAGTAACAGGCCTGGACGAAAGAATGTGAATTCACTTTCTAGTGGTTCTTTAACCTTGAGCACCATGTCGGCTGCCCAGGTTTCTTCAGCTGTATTTTTGAGAATGGCACCTTGTGCTTCATATTCTGCATCACTATAACCAGATCCAAGACCTGCTCCTTTTTCTACCCAAACTTCGTGACCTGCTTGTGTAAAACTCAGGACACCTGCTGGAGTGATTCCGACACGATTTTCATTGTTTTTAATCTCTTTAGGAACACCAATAATCATAACAAATTTTCTCCTTTAATAAATGTAGTATTCTTATAGTTTATCATAAAAGCGCTTTCTTGAAAAGACTAGACCTGGATACTCCATAAAAATAGTTATAGTTATCCCTTCAATCTAAAGGTCTGCGGAGCTTTTTTCAGTAAAATCCAGTAGCCGATGCTGACATAGGCAATCATGGCAAGGGAAACCAGCAGGATATAGGTGTGACTGCCTAGGTCCAGCTGGGTATTGAGATAGGCTACCCAGTAGAGAGCGCCACTGAGAAATTTATAGACTGGGTTGACAACCTCCATGTCCTTGGTAAAGGGTTGGAGAATATAGTAGATAAAGAGATCGTGGAAGGAAAATAGGGCTGTTAGACTCAGCAGGAGCAGAGCAGTTAGGAGATAGGTTTCAATAGGTAGCTGCGCTCTAGTAAAGATGATGAGGGCCAATAATAGAGATCCTGAGAATGCAGCATTTAATTTTACAGTTTGCAGAAAACGATAATGGAAGCCTGCAATAATGGTTTTTGCTTCGCGGTAAAATGGATAGTGGAGCATGGAAATATCGCAATTAACAAAGACCATCTGTGCGACAGCCTTACCCATGGAGGCGGCATACATGACCATGAAAGCAAAAGGCAGTCCCTCGATATAGTTGGTATTGCTTATCTGAATGTCATCTTTTGAGAACCAACGAATTCCTTCAATAAAAAGTACAATAGCCAAAAGACAACCCAAGCGAAAATGCAGTTTTTTCGTAAGGACAGAACGATAGCGGTCAAATAGCAGAGCGTTTAAGTAGGTCATGCCTGACAGGTGGGACAGGTCTTTTCCTGTTTCAGCATTGAGTTTTGCCTGCATCTGCAAACCTTGTCGGGTGTACTCGTTCCCTTTGGTCATCTCAAAAATTTTCTTATCCATCTGCAAGGACTGGTCCATACAATATTGGAGATAGTCTAGGTGATTGGTCTGACCTTGGATATACCGATAACCCAACCAAGTCAATATCAGTTGACTGATAAAAATCGGAATCAAGAGGCTGGTTGAGAGGCTATCTCGGAAAAGAATCAACACGAAAAAACTGCCGAAGCCAATCGCGATTGAAGCCCAGACTGGCCAGGAATGTTGCTTGAAAAAGATATTTCGATTGAAGAGAAGACGATTGAGTGCCTGCCCACTAAAATGCCCACTAGGGACAATCAGTAAGCCGGCTGGTAAATAGAGGGGGTTTTTGGTGAGCACACAATAAACCAACAGGGCTGGAAGGTAGTAAAGACTAGTCAAGATGGGCTCAACAAAGAGTTGGCTTTGGATAAACTGGCCATGCGACAGCCTAAACTGCTGCATGAACTCTCTATCAGACTTGTTTATGAAGGGTTGGAAGCTCTGGCTGAAGCGATTGATAAAACCGACGGAGAGGCAAAGGAGCAGAAAACCCAAAAGCCAGGTGTCGGGATGGATATCCACCAAAGATGGTTCGCCGGTCAACAGGAGGTTTAACCAAGAGCAGGCGAAAAGAAAATGAAGCAGAATCCAGAAACCTTTTATGAGAAAACGACTGGGGATGGAGAGAATGTGCAGGAATAAAAAGAGAGCGGACTTAACACTGTAAGACTTGAAAATACTCTCTGGAATGCTCTGGCCTACAAGTGGCAGTTTTCGCAGGTAGTAGAAAAATCCGTTGACGGTCCGATAGAGGTTGTACTTTTCCTGATACCAAAAATAACGTAGAATGGTTTTCATAAGCTCCTCCTAGTCTGCTGTCAAGAGGGCAACCACTTCCTGTTCAAAATCAGGATCGTGGAGCTTGTCACTCGGAACTGATTGCAATTCTTGGTGATGGAGCAAAACAATCTCGTCACAGAGATCTTGAGCTAGCTGTAAAATGTGGGTAGAAAAGATGACAACAGAATCCTTCTTAGCCTCTCGAATCAGCTGTTTAAACTCGTGGGCTGCCACAGGGTCAAAGGAAGTCAGTGGCTCATCCAAGAGAAGAACAGGTGGCTGGACAATCAAGGACAGGAGCAACTGGACCTTGTTCTGCATACCGTGGGAAAAATCCTTGAGCAGGCGATGTTGGTCTTCTTCTCCGATACCGACCAAGTTCAGCCATTCTTCTGGACTACGAGGAGATTTGAGTTTATCCTTGTGAATATCCATATAGAAACGGACAAACTCATAGGCGGTCATAAAGGCAGGCAGTTGTGGGTAGGTTTGGGTAAATCCGATGTCCGTATTATCGTAGTCAAGGACTTCCTCGCCCTCTACAAACCGAATATTGCCACCATCCAAGGTCAGATTGCGGGCAATGCAGTTGAACAAGGTCGTCTTACCAGCTCCGTTCCGCCCCAGCAAACCGTAAATCTTGCCTTGTTCGAAGGTAAAGGAAGTATCTTCCAAAATGATTTTATGGTCGAATTTCTTGGAAACAGAAGATAGTTTCAGTTGCATAGCCAATCTCCTCTTGTTATATTGTTATGGATTTATCGTACAATAAAAAACAAAAAAATTCAAGCAGATTTTTGCTTGAATTTGATGTAAAAACTAATAATGCAAACTCCCTGCCACCCAGCCAGTTGCCAGACAGTAGGTGATGTTAAAGCCACCTGTATGGGCATTGATGTCCAAGACTTCACCAGCAAAGTGGAGGCCAGGGACCTTCTTGCTTTCTAAGGTTTTGGGGTTGATTTCCTTGAGGTCAACACCTCCCTTGGTCACAAAGGACTTGGCCAGGGACATCTTACCTGTAATCTTAATCGGTAGAGCTTTGAGAAGGGTAACTAGATTGGTCAGGTCCTTTTGAGGAACCTGTTTGACCTTGCAGTCGTAGTTCTCTGCGAAAAAGTCGGCTAGGCGGTCTGGCATGAGTTCAGAAAGAGCATTCTTGACGGATTTTTCTCTGTTGATTTCTAAATGCTCAAACAAGTCCTGTTCAGAATGGGTCGGCAGAGCATCGAGAAATGCGGTTTCGCCGCCTTTGACAAAACTAGACAGACGAAGGGCAGCGGGGCCCGACAGGCCAAAGTGGGTAAAGAGCAGGTCGTGGGTGATGACGTGCTTGCCGTAGGTCAGGGTGACGTCGTCCAGGGAAATGCCTTGGAGCTTCTTATGGGGGAAGTCGGTCAGGACAGGGCTTTCAGCGGCTTCAATCTCCGTGACTTCCAGCTTGAAGTGGCGGGCAATGTCGTGGCCAAAGCCGGTCGAGCCGGTGGAAGGATAGGTCTTGCCGCCAGTGGTGACAATGAGCTGGGGAGCTGTAAAGACTTCCTCGCTGGTCTTGACATGGAAGAGGTCGTCTATCTTGCGGACGGAAACCACCTCAGTCCCTGTGCGGATGTCCACGCCGTTTTCCAGCATCTTCATCTCCAGGCACTTGATAATGGTCTGGGAGCGATCGGTGGTTGGAAAGACACGGCCGTGGTCCTCGACCTTGAGCTTGACCCCGTTTTCCTGAAAGAAATTCATGATGTCGTGGTTGTCAAACTGGGAAAAGACGCTGTAAAGAAAGCGGCCATTGCCGGGAATGCCAGCTAGCAGGTCTTCTAGTGTACCGTTGTTGGTCACATTGCAACGTCCGCCACCTGTGCCAGACAGTTTCTTGCCTAAACGCTTGTTTTTTTCCAGGAGTAGGGTCTTCTTGCCGTAAAAGCTGGAAGAAATGGCGGCCATCATGCCCGCAGGCCCCGCTCCGATAATAATGGTATCTACTGTATTCATGTCCTTATTGTATCATATTTTTATCAAGAAAGTAGTTTGGGTCTTTGCTATGATTTGTGGAATTTTTCCTTGAGATAGTAGAGGACGATTGCAGAGCGAAGGGAGTATAATGAAACTGAGGAAGTCTAGTTTTTATTAGATATCCAATCTGTAAATTAAAGGAAAATAGGTGGTAGCATGGCAGGCGAGCAAAGAGAGTATCGTTTTCCAGAAGGTTTTTTGTGGGGGTCTTCTACTTCAGGGCCTCAAAGTGAAGGAAGTGTAGCTGGTGATGGAAAGGGGTGGAATAACTGGGATTACTGGTATCGTCAGGCACCGGAGCTCTTTCACCAGCAAATAGGACCAGAACAAACATCGACTTTCTATGAACATTTCCAGTCAGATTTGGATTTGTTGGTGGCAACGGGTCATAGCATCTTTCGGACCTCTATTCAATGGTCGCGCCTCATTCCAGAGGGTATGGGGGAGGTCAATCCGCAAGCTGTGGCCTTTTATCGGGCTGTTTTTACAGGCATTCGAGAGCGTGGGATAAAGTTGTTGGTCAATCTTTATCATTTTGATTTGCCCTATGTCTTGCAGGAAAAGGGCGGCTGGGAAAATAAGGAGATTGTTTGGGCCTATGAGGCCTACGCTCGCCAGTGTTTCAGTCTATTTGGGGATCTGGTAGATCATTGGATTACCTTTAATGAACCTATTGTTCCAGTTGAATGTGGCTATCTAGGTAATTACCATTACCCTTGCAAGGTTGATGCCAAGGCTGCCGTGGCGGTAGCCTACCATACGCAATTAGCTAGTTCTTTGGCAGTTCGGGCCTGTCACCAACTACATCCAGACCACAAAATCTCTATTGTTCTCAATCTTACTCCTGCCTATCCAAGAAGTCAGAGTTCAGAAGATATACAGGCGGCGCGGCTTGCTGAGCTATTTCAAACGAGAAGCTTTTTGGACCCATCTGTTTTAGGACAATACCCGAGGGAACTGGTTGACATCATTGAGAAACACGGCTTGCGTCCAGAAACCACAGAGGAGGAATTGACCATCATCAGAGAAAATAGGGTTGACTTCTTGGGGGTAAATTATTACCAGCCACTGCGCGTGCAGGCTCCTTCAGAAGATGGATGGAACGGAGAGGTCCCTTTCCTATCCCAATATTTTGCACCTTATGATAAGCCTGACAAGAAAATAAATCCTCATAGGGGCTGGGAAATTTACGAAGAAGGGTTATATGACATTGCCAAAAATATCAAGGAAAACTATGGCAATATCGAATGGTTGGTAACGGAGAATGGCATGGGAGTCGAAGGGGAAGATGTTTTTGAAGAAAATGGAATAATTCAGGATGACTATAGGATTCACTTCATGGAAGACCATTTAATCCAGCTCCATCGAGGTATTGTAGAAGGGGCAAACTGTAAGGGGTATATGGTCTGGACCTTTATCGACTGCTGGTCTTGGTTAAATGCCTATAAAAATAGATACGGACTTATTTCCTTGGATATTGAAACACAGAAACGAACTATAAAAAAATCGGGACATTGGTTCAAACAAGTAAGTGAAGAGAACGGATTTACAAGATAGCTAGAGGGTGATAGTCTTGTTTTGGAAATCTCCCATAATTTGACAGAACTTGGGCTTTTGTGGTAATATTTTAATGATACAAACTATGAGAAATCTAAGTACCGAGGATATTATGGGAATCGAAAAAACAGTCAGCGAATTAGCTGAGATTTTGGGAGTGAGCCGCCAGGCTATGAATAATCGCGTAAAGTCACTTCCGGAAGAATTTGTAGATAAAAATGATAAAGGTGTAACGGTTGTCAATCGTGCTGGCTTGATTGAGCTAGAAAAAATCTATAAGACGACGATTTTTGAAGATGAGCCGATTAGCGATGAAGTTAAGCACCGTGAAATGATGGAAATTCTGGTGGATGAGAAGAATTCTGAGATTATCCGTCTATATAGTCAACTAAAGGCCAAGGACAAGCAGCTAGCTGAAAAGGATGAACAGTTGCGGGTAAAAGATATCCAGATTGCCGAGAAGGACAAGCAGATTGACCAACAGCAGCAATTGACCCTCAAAGCCATGGCAGACAAGGATGTCCTCAAGCTAGAGCTGGAAGAAGTCAAGGCTCAGGCAGAAGGCGTCCAAACCAAAGGCTTCTTTGCACGTTTATTTGGAAGATAGATAAGTAAAAAATCAAGCTCTTAGGAACTTGATTTTTTCTTTTGTTCTAGCCATTCTTCTCTCAGAATTCCATATTTGACTGAATCGTGATACTGGCCTTGCCAGTAGCGGACTTTTCGGATTTGGGCTTCCATGGTCATGCCTAATTTTTCAGCAGTCCGCATCATGCCCTTGTTACCAGACCAAGTGGTTAGTCCGATGTGTTCTAATTCTGTAAAATGCTGGAAAATGGTATCAATCCAGAGCCCAAGGGCCGCGGTACCATATCCTTTTCCCCAGACCTTATCATCATGGATTTCTATTCCGATTTCTAACCAGCGTGTCGGTTTGCATTCCCAGTAATAAGAAACAAAGCCGATAGGTTGTTGGTTCACCAGGATGGCCCTAACGCACTCTTTTTGTAACCACTGGTAGAGTTCCAGTGCTTGAAAGTTTTCAAAAGTAGCGCAGGCCTGGTAGTCATCAAAATAGGGGGCCGCAAATTCTTTCCAGCGGGGTGCGGCTTGACGGTAACCAATCTCCCAAAGTCTATGTAAATAGCTTTCATTCATAG
The nucleotide sequence above comes from Streptococcus sp. 29887. Encoded proteins:
- a CDS encoding glycoside hydrolase family 1 protein → MAGEQREYRFPEGFLWGSSTSGPQSEGSVAGDGKGWNNWDYWYRQAPELFHQQIGPEQTSTFYEHFQSDLDLLVATGHSIFRTSIQWSRLIPEGMGEVNPQAVAFYRAVFTGIRERGIKLLVNLYHFDLPYVLQEKGGWENKEIVWAYEAYARQCFSLFGDLVDHWITFNEPIVPVECGYLGNYHYPCKVDAKAAVAVAYHTQLASSLAVRACHQLHPDHKISIVLNLTPAYPRSQSSEDIQAARLAELFQTRSFLDPSVLGQYPRELVDIIEKHGLRPETTEEELTIIRENRVDFLGVNYYQPLRVQAPSEDGWNGEVPFLSQYFAPYDKPDKKINPHRGWEIYEEGLYDIAKNIKENYGNIEWLVTENGMGVEGEDVFEENGIIQDDYRIHFMEDHLIQLHRGIVEGANCKGYMVWTFIDCWSWLNAYKNRYGLISLDIETQKRTIKKSGHWFKQVSEENGFTR
- a CDS encoding DUF536 domain-containing protein translates to MGIEKTVSELAEILGVSRQAMNNRVKSLPEEFVDKNDKGVTVVNRAGLIELEKIYKTTIFEDEPISDEVKHREMMEILVDEKNSEIIRLYSQLKAKDKQLAEKDEQLRVKDIQIAEKDKQIDQQQQLTLKAMADKDVLKLELEEVKAQAEGVQTKGFFARLFGR
- a CDS encoding GNAT family N-acetyltransferase codes for the protein MITIAPMNESYLHRLWEIGYRQAAPRWKEFAAPYFDDYQACATFENFQALELYQWLQKECVRAILVNQQPIGFVSYYWECKPTRWLEIGIEIHDDKVWGKGYGTAALGLWIDTIFQHFTELEHIGLTTWSGNKGMMRTAEKLGMTMEAQIRKVRYWQGQYHDSVKYGILREEWLEQKKKSSS